From one Acidimicrobiales bacterium genomic stretch:
- a CDS encoding nitroreductase/quinone reductase family protein — PRGRSGSWLDQVTTRWRTRLDVATFRRLGVSLGVKALGVDDVLVLRTLGRRIGQVRAVLVAYVQLGGVPVVCGANCGSDKARGWFENLRTGGPIEIEYRGRHRTRR, encoded by the coding sequence CCCCGCGGACGGAGCGGTTCCTGGCTTGATCAGGTGACGACCCGCTGGCGGACCCGCCTCGACGTGGCCACCTTCCGCCGCCTCGGCGTAAGCCTCGGGGTCAAAGCTCTGGGTGTCGACGACGTGCTCGTGCTTCGCACGCTGGGGCGCCGCATCGGGCAAGTACGAGCCGTCCTGGTTGCCTATGTGCAGCTCGGTGGGGTACCCGTCGTTTGTGGAGCCAACTGCGGATCGGACAAGGCCCGCGGTTGGTTCGAGAACCTGCGAACTGGAGGACCGATCGAAATCGAGTATCGCGGCCGCCACCGGACGCGCCGGTGA
- a CDS encoding nitronate monooxygenase, which translates to MAGANAARFPPIIQGGMGVGVSGWQLAGAVGRAGGLGVVSGVALETIVARRLQDGDHDGQLRRAFAHFPVAEVASSVLNRYFIPGGRPADRPYRPVSRLTLDPRPDRQRLSVVAAFAEVYLARAAAQGGPVGINFLEKIQLATPAAAYGAVLAGVDVVLVGAGIPARLPGLLDALARHERVQFPIDVAASGPVRYTLPFDPEAVLGRRLADLPRPHFFAIVSSHTLAAYLARDPETRPDGFVVETAAAGGHNAPPRGALHLDGRGEPVYGRRDLPDLAQLKALDLPFWLAGGYSRPERVVAARATGASGVQVGTPFALAAESGLSAPIRQQLFEGLRTGDVDVRTDVLASPTGYPFKVAQLAETLSDPGIYGTRRRGCDLSYLRIPYVTPGGAIGYRCPAEPVEAYVRKGGERAQTAGRVCLCNALTATIGLGQRLPRGGIEPPIVTLGSDLDCARDLLNRHPDGWNAGDVITYLAG; encoded by the coding sequence ATGGCCGGTGCGAACGCGGCGCGGTTCCCGCCGATAATCCAGGGTGGGATGGGGGTCGGGGTATCAGGGTGGCAGCTGGCGGGGGCCGTCGGGCGTGCTGGCGGGCTTGGGGTGGTGTCGGGCGTGGCGCTGGAGACGATCGTGGCGCGGCGCCTGCAGGACGGAGACCACGACGGCCAGCTGCGCCGGGCTTTTGCGCACTTCCCCGTGGCAGAAGTCGCGTCCTCGGTACTCAACCGTTATTTCATTCCCGGCGGGCGTCCCGCCGACCGGCCGTACCGGCCCGTGTCTCGGCTGACGCTCGATCCCCGCCCTGACAGGCAGCGCCTATCCGTGGTCGCCGCGTTCGCCGAGGTTTATCTCGCCCGGGCGGCTGCTCAGGGTGGCCCGGTCGGCATCAACTTTCTCGAGAAGATACAGCTCGCCACACCGGCCGCCGCGTACGGAGCGGTCCTCGCCGGCGTCGACGTAGTCCTCGTCGGCGCCGGGATCCCCGCTCGCTTGCCTGGGCTGCTCGACGCGCTGGCGCGCCATGAGCGGGTCCAGTTTCCGATTGACGTGGCCGCTTCTGGTCCGGTCCGCTACACACTCCCTTTCGACCCTGAAGCGGTCCTTGGGCGGCGCTTGGCGGACCTGCCGCGCCCGCACTTTTTCGCCATCGTGTCGTCGCACACTTTGGCCGCCTACCTGGCGCGTGACCCCGAGACCCGCCCGGACGGGTTCGTGGTCGAGACTGCCGCGGCGGGCGGCCACAACGCCCCGCCGCGCGGTGCGCTGCACCTCGACGGGCGGGGTGAGCCCGTCTACGGTCGGCGTGACCTTCCTGATCTGGCCCAGCTGAAGGCGCTCGACCTTCCGTTTTGGCTGGCGGGCGGCTACTCACGGCCCGAGCGCGTCGTGGCAGCGAGGGCGACGGGGGCCAGCGGGGTTCAGGTGGGCACCCCGTTTGCGCTGGCCGCAGAATCGGGTCTCTCTGCACCGATCCGTCAGCAGCTCTTCGAGGGTCTCCGGACGGGCGACGTGGACGTTCGCACCGACGTCCTTGCGTCCCCCACGGGGTACCCCTTCAAGGTTGCGCAGCTCGCCGAGACTCTTTCGGATCCCGGTATTTACGGGACCCGTCGGCGCGGGTGTGACCTCAGCTACCTCCGTATCCCCTACGTGACACCCGGCGGCGCGATCGGCTATCGCTGCCCGGCCGAGCCGGTCGAGGCCTACGTCCGCAAGGGCGGAGAGCGCGCCCAGACGGCCGGCCGCGTGTGCCTCTGCAACGCGCTCACGGCCACCATCGGCCTGGGTCAGCGCCTTCCTCGCGGGGGCATCGAACCACCGATTGTGACGTTAGGCTCAGACCTTGATTGTGCCCGGGACTTGCTCAATCGCCATCCCGACGGCTGGAACGCCGGCGATGTCATCACCTATCTGGCGGGATAA